From Scytonema millei VB511283:
AAAGTTTCAGACAATATACATGCATCGCGATCGTCTTGACAACCGCTATTTATTGTCAATATCTACAAATATGTCGAGTCGCTGAGCGCTAGCGTTAGCAAATCCACTAACTCATAGCATGTCTATTTGAGTTGTGAGCCAATGAATCAGGATTGTCATTTATCATTTGTGCAAGCACAGTTAGCATGTCGCAGACAGATGGACGGGATTTTCACAATTGGTTTAGATACGCTATCGATAGAACGCATAAAGCATCTCGCGATCGCATCTTTGGCTGTTTAAAGATCGCAACTCCGCATACAGCACAAATAGAAACAGTAAGACTTTTCTGGCTGATCGTTCAAAGCCTCACCACTAATAGCCTCCTCACAAAAATGTTTCATATCCAAGTTATTCTCAATAGTTTTAGACAGATCGATCAGACCTTTTGTTTCAACAATCTTGAAATTGTGCCTCTCTAAAATTCGGCACAAGTCACTGTAAAAGTATTCAATTTTATGTTCGGGATGAATATAACCTTTAGGACACTGTATTTGAGTTGCAGAGCGATTTGGAGTATCCAGTGCCAGCTTACCCCCTGGTTTCAACAACTTGTATGCTTGAGCAAACACTTTTTCAGCCTCTTCTGTGGTCACGTGTTCTATCGATTGTCCTGACCAAATTAGATCGAAAGAACCTTCCTCAAACAGAGATAGGTCGCTCATGCTGGTATAGACATAATTAATGTCGCAACTTTTGTATCTAATATGCTGTGCCAGCTCAGAAGCATTTAGCATCCTTTCATCGGGAGGTAAGTCGGCAATATATATTTTTTCTGGTAAATATGGATAGCCGAAGCTTAACAAAGCACCACGAGCGTCACCAGTAGAAGCTCCTCCCAAGTCTAAAATGACTTTTGCTTCTGGAAGCACCGTTCTAATCAGTTTAAATCTAGCATGATGAAGCTTAGCATTGAGTAGATGCCAATAGTCTTTACTACTCAATGGACGTAGTTGAAATTCGATAGAATCGACTAACATCCTCAATAGAGCAGTTCGACTCAAGCCCTGATCGAGTACGTTCAACCAGTTTGCTAACCCATCTGAATCGATGTCGCGCTCAAATATAACTTTATACGCCATTCTCAAATAGTTCTCGTCAGAAATTGCCTCCATTTCATGCAAGTTTTCATTAGAGCCTTTTTGGTTTTTCAATTCGTGTTTAGTAAACTTTTTAACGATTGTTTTTACAGAAGTGGGAGCTACTTTGGCAAAAATGTTTTTGGCATTCATCTTGTTAGCTTTTAGTTTTGAAATTTCAGATGATTCTTTCAAAAAGCATCGCCTTTTTTATCTACCTTAAAGCAGATATTACATTATTCTTTATTTAGAAATACTGACCATACAAAACTCTAATAAGAGGAGCAGTTACGCTCCTCTTATTCATAGCAAGTTGCTTGTTGAACTCACAAAACTTTTGACGATCGCGAACTAATCCGATCGGCGATCGCTTCTGTTTTTTGCTGCTCGCCACGTTTAGAAAAAACAAAGTATGACTTTCTCGCGATCGATGTTTTTTCCATGTAAGCATCATATTTTTTGTGCAGCACTTTTTCAACTTCTACTTCTCGTTGAAAACCATGTTGTTCAAATTGTTTTACCCACCAGTGCCAATCAGCCCAAATTAAATGTCCGTTAATCGGATAGCCGTCTTTATCGACATGCAGCAGGGTAAAAGGCTTTTCTTGAGCAATATCTTGTTCCCACTCCTTGATATAAATAGGAAAAACCGTACCAAAGATTGGATCGTCACCAAATGCCGGAATATTGCCAAATAAGTAACCGCCATCAACTAATATTCGATCTATGCGATCGAGATAGTCGTGCAGTTTGTTGGGATTTAAGTGTTCAAATATATCCAGACCAAAAATTAAGTCGTATTTTTCCGAAAGCTCTAGTTCTAACAAATCGCCATGATGGATATTATTTTTGATGTCAGGAAAAGCTTTATCAATTGCCATCGAGCTAATTTCTATTCCTTCGCAATGGATATTCATCTCATGCAAACATTGCAGAATAGTTCCATTGGCACAGCCTATCTCTAAAGCTCTTTGGGGGTGAAAAGCTGACATGATTTCAGCCATGACTTTCTTATCTTTATCAATTCTAAAACCCCATACACCAGGTTTTTCATAATAACCATGTTTGAGAATCATGGCTTCTAGCCAATCAAAATCATCTGAAGTTTCTACAAAAAATACTAAAGCATTATTAGGTTGTAAAAGGTCTTCTACTGCATAGTAGTTGTTTGGTTTAAGTTCTCGTAAATTTTGAATTTTAATATTTTCCTTTAAAACTTTGTTAATAAACTCATCCGACTGAACTAAAGTCATGAGTACGTCGGTTCTGCTGTAGCTCGTTTGGAGGAGCTTAATGTAATGTTTTAACCCATCTTCATCGACTTCTCGTCCTAAAAGTTTGCGATAAGCATCTACTAAAAATTCTCGATCTGATAAAGTTTCTGACTCTGAATTAAAACTCTTATTTGAGAGCGAATCAGAGATTTTCCCAATTGTTTTGCTAGCTCTGCTTGAGAGATTTAAGA
This genomic window contains:
- a CDS encoding methyltransferase domain-containing protein, with protein sequence MNAKNIFAKVAPTSVKTIVKKFTKHELKNQKGSNENLHEMEAISDENYLRMAYKVIFERDIDSDGLANWLNVLDQGLSRTALLRMLVDSIEFQLRPLSSKDYWHLLNAKLHHARFKLIRTVLPEAKVILDLGGASTGDARGALLSFGYPYLPEKIYIADLPPDERMLNASELAQHIRYKSCDINYVYTSMSDLSLFEEGSFDLIWSGQSIEHVTTEEAEKVFAQAYKLLKPGGKLALDTPNRSATQIQCPKGYIHPEHKIEYFYSDLCRILERHNFKIVETKGLIDLSKTIENNLDMKHFCEEAISGEALNDQPEKSYCFYLCCMRSCDL
- a CDS encoding DUF4214 domain-containing protein yields the protein MSYLSQLLNLSSRASKTIGKISDSLSNKSFNSESETLSDREFLVDAYRKLLGREVDEDGLKHYIKLLQTSYSRTDVLMTLVQSDEFINKVLKENIKIQNLRELKPNNYYAVEDLLQPNNALVFFVETSDDFDWLEAMILKHGYYEKPGVWGFRIDKDKKVMAEIMSAFHPQRALEIGCANGTILQCLHEMNIHCEGIEISSMAIDKAFPDIKNNIHHGDLLELELSEKYDLIFGLDIFEHLNPNKLHDYLDRIDRILVDGGYLFGNIPAFGDDPIFGTVFPIYIKEWEQDIAQEKPFTLLHVDKDGYPINGHLIWADWHWWVKQFEQHGFQREVEVEKVLHKKYDAYMEKTSIARKSYFVFSKRGEQQKTEAIADRISSRSSKVL